Below is a window of Roseivirga misakiensis DNA.
AGTATCCTCTTCAACATAATCAACTAAGTAGTTAGTTAAATATAAGGAGTGTTAGTAATAAAAAAAAATGTGGTACTAGGTCAAATCATACGCATTTGTAACCTTCTGTTGCTCTCCTGTGTCAAAGCCCCGTGAATTCACAAAAGTCAATTAAAACTCAAAATTTAAAAGTCATGAAAACTAGATTATTTATAGTCCTATTGTCGGTCGTCGCGGTGATAGGCCAGGCACAAACAATAAAAAACGTAAATGGAGATAAAGTCGACATTAAAGTGCTAGATGAACGAATTCAATTCCTGCTGGATTCAGTTAAAATGCCAGGTTTATCGCTTGCGATCATTAACGATAATGAAATTGTGCACCACCAAGTATATGGGGTCCAAAATCTTGAAAATGAAACACCAATTAGTAAGTCAAGCATATTTGAAGGCGCATCACTTTCAAAACCGATTTTCGCCTATTTTGTCATGAAAATGGTTGAAAAAGGTATGATTGACTTGGATAGGCCACTTTATGAATACTGGAATCACCCGGCAATTGATAGCGCATCACGTGACTGGTATAAACTTATCACACCAAGAATGGTGCTATCGCATAGCACTGGTTTTCCTAATCATGCACAAGGTAAAATCATAAGTATCCCATTCAAACCCGGCACCGACTTCTTATATTCAGGTGAGGCCTATCAATACTTGGCAGCAATCATTGGATTAGAGAATGGTGTTCAATGGAGAGAAAAATTCAATGCTATATTTGAAGGAGAGGTAACAGAACCATTAAAAATGAAGAATACCTCATTTTTGTGGAACGATCATTTGGCTGAGCATAAGGTATATGGCCATAAGAATGGAAAGCCTACAGATAATGGTCTAGGAGGATGGAGTGGTAAAACATTCAACGCCTTTTCAAGTATTCATTCTGAGGCTTCTGAATATGCCCTATTTATACAAGCTATGCTTAAAAGAGAGGGTTTATCCGCTGATGGTTTTGATGAAATGCTTGCAACTCAAAATAAGTTTGATGAAACAAATCCATTGAGAAAGGAGACAGGTCAGACTGGATGGGGTTTAGGTTTTGCTCAAAAAGAAACAAGAAACGGGCTCATGCATTTGCATACTGGAAACAATCATGATTTTCAGTCTTATGCTATGTTTGTACCTGATCAAGAATATGGAATTGTGCTGTTTACAAATTCAGGAAAGATGATTCCATTAATTCAAGGGCTCGAGGGTGTTCTCGGGAAACAATTTTAAGATGAAAAGAACAAATGGAAGAGCTTAATGAACTAGTAGGAGGGTTAATCCTCGTAAGTGGATTTGTCGCCATTACTTACTTCATAGCCAAATATACCTTTATGGTTAAAAAAATGCTTGTAGAGAAGGGCTTGGCAAAGTCTAAGTCCGACTCTCAAATCTCAAAACGAGATGTCGCTTATGTTGCCCTAGGTTTAGGTGTTGGCTTATTGATAACCGCTGGCCTTTCGCTTCTCAATTTAAGTGAGAATTTGATGGACTTGCTGGGCTGGGGTATTGTCCTGATTTCTGGATCTATTGGCTTACTTGCAGCTACTAGAAATAAAAGAAATTAATACTTAGCCATATGGGCTAAGGTCTTAGTTTTCTATGGTTTAATATCATCAAATAGTCTTTCAATAAACTGGATATTACAGCGACTAATTTCGTTCTATCCTAGTTTTTCAGATTTCAGACATTTGCCATATAAATACCGTGTTAGGAAAAACTAAAAAGATATTCAACGTCGGTAGACACTTAGTTTAAATTTAGAACGCGCAAAATGATTTGTATTAGTAAGGTTAAACCTATTTAGCTTGACAAACGAAGAACATGATAGGTTACTAATTGAAAGAATTAAGGAAGAGGATCATTTTGCATTTAGACAACTAATCGAAAAATATAAAGATGATGCACTGACCTTGGCAACCTCGATTTTGAAGAATCAAGCAGTGGCTGAAGATGTCCTTCAAGAGGTTTTTATTAAGGTTTATGAGAAGATAAAGTCGTTTAAGTATCAGTCTACTTTTTATACTTGGCTGTATCGTATTGTTGTCAACAGATCATATAATGAATTAAGAAAAACAAAGAATAAAAGTTTTACTCAACCACAGGAAGAAACGCTAACTGCAATAGAATCGACAGACGAAGTCGACTCAAACGATTTAAATAGAATAATTACTCAAGCCCTAAATCTTATGAAACCAGATGAAGCGCTTGTATTAAGGTTATTCTATCTGTCTGAATTAAAAATTGATGAGGTTCAAGAAATAACTAGGTTTAGTAAGTCGAAGGTTAAGGTGACGCTACATCGAGCAAGAAAGAGTTTAGCAGTAATTCTAAAGAAACAACTTGGTAAAGAAATTGAAGACTTATGAGTGAAGATCCGATCAAACGATTAATCAAGGAGAGTAGGTTAGAAACATCTTCCAGCTTTACAGATGACTTATTTCAAAAATTTGAAGCCAAGCAAAGTAAGAAAATTGCAAAGCGGCTATACCTTTTAACAGGTTTAAGCATTTTGTTTTTTATGGTCATTACGCTAATGCTCATGAAACCCGAATTATTCGGTCTATCACTCGAACTACCTAAAAACGGGTTATTAATGGTTATCAGTTTGCTAGGTTTTCTTACTGTTCTCCATTTAATCAACCTTATCAAAAATAAAAATTTGATCCTATCGAATTAAAGAGACATTGATCTATATAATTGATTAACATGTAGTTATAAGTATTGTCAAAAATATTAGTCTCATCTATAATGCGAATTAAACTCTGATTCTACCCCACAAAGTTTAATTGTTTGTAACCATTTGCTCGACTTAGGTGTCCAAGCCCCATCAAATGAAAATAAGGTCAATAAATGGGGGCAAAACTTCGTCAAGAATTTTCTGGTCGGGTCGTTGAAAAACAAAAATTCGATGATTTTACTATTTCAATAATACACTTTGATAGTTGCTTATCGAATGATTGGCACTTTCATGATAAAACGCTTATCTGTACGGTTGTAATTGGAAGTTATCGTGATGTCAGCACTAAGCATATTCAAGAATTAACCCCCGGTAAAATACGCTGTTATCAAAAAGGAGAGGCCCATCAAAACATTCCAATAGACCTGCATTCTGTTGTTCTGATTGTGGAGCTTGAAGACCGCTTTTTTAACGATCAAATAAGTCGAAACAATTTTACTCTTGATGAATTAGTCAATCTTGACCTTATCCAGATGTATTTAGACTTGATCACGAAAAGGATTATGCAACCTAAGGATCTAGTGTCAAAATTAAGATTGGCATTTCAAGGGCAAGTCTCAACGGAATACGATAAACGGGCAAATGAAATAAAAGCTGTTTTAAATGATCGGTGGAATGAATTTCCCTCATTAGCTGAGCTCTCATCTGTTTTGAAGATTCACCCGGTAACAATATCAAAATATTTTTCAAAAGCCATCGGCATAACCATTTCTGAATATGTAAGGAAGATTAAAATAAAACGTGCCGTGCTAGTGATTCTAAATACAGAAAAAACAATGGCTGAAATAGCATTTGCATGTGGATTTTCTGACCAAAGCCATATGATAAGGCTCGTCAAATCTTATATGGGATATACCCCAGGTCATATACGCGTGTTGAGCCAAGAGAATCAATCAAGATTTAAGCATCTCTTACAAGAGAATTACAACAATTAAAATATCAAAAACCATGAAGCCAATATTGATCTTTTTCATATGCGTACTGAGTACGACAACAAGCTTTGGGCAGAAACCATCAAAAACTATGGTGGACGATATGTCTAAAACCATAGCTAAACTCATTGAAGATAATTATGTATTAGAGGAAAAGGGTTACGAGATAGCTGATTACTTTCTGAAAAACTTGAGAGCGGGAAGGTTTTACCAGGCAAAGACCCTTAAACAGTTAGACTCTATTATGACAAAAACTCTAAGGGAGTCTAGTAATGATTATCACTTGTACACGTGGAATAACAAGAAGATAGTTGAACAACTTAAGGTGAATTCTGAAGAGATTGAAGCCGAGGAAGAGGTAACTAATTTCTTTAATGATTCGGATGCCTATAACGCAAACTTTGGGTTTGAAAAAGTAGATGTTCTCAGTGGTAACATTGGCTATATCAAGTTGAACCAAATCAATATTTCCGACCGCAGCCTTAAAAAATTATATGCATCCATGGCTTTAGTTGAACATACTGATGCACTTATTATTGATTTAAGAAATAACGGCGGAGGCGGTAGTACCATCGGATCCGTGTTAGAGACATATTTCTTAGAGGGCTATAAACCATTACTTGAGTTTAGATCAAGAAATGGTAAACCGAAAATTGAGTATACAGTGGGTTGGTTACTTGAGAATCGATACTTGAAGCCGCTCTACGTACTAGTAAATAAGGGGACAGCTTCGGCAGCAGAAGCATTCGTTTTTGCATTGAAAAGTCACAATAGGTGCATAGCTATTGGTCAACCTACGTCTGGTGGAGCGTTCATGAATACATACTTTCCTGTAAATGAAGATTTCATTATAGCCATTTCAACTTCAGCTCCATTTTTACCGGATACTAATACTAGCTGGGAAGGCAAGGGCGTGCAGCCAGATTATTTGACCAAAGAAGAAGATGCCTTGAGTAAAGCTATTGAGTTAATACGTAATCGGTGAAGTTAAATCGCCGATAAATAGTTTACTGCCGAGAACAATTTGAGCCAAAACTAAGACCATTCTATCATAAGTACATCCATGATGATAATGACTCCCAATAGAGCTTGACACCTTACGTTAAACAGAAATCACGTAAGAAAATAAGGTTTAGTGAGTACAACTGATACTGTGGATTAGACGAGAACCTTCTAAACGATATGATTATGCCACATGCTTTTGACAAGGGCAAGGATAGCCGCAAAAAAGTAGTTCGGCAGTGTTTTGAAAGGACCGATTATTAGGTACCATTTCTAACTGGAAAACCCATCTGAGCCCAAACTAATATACCCTCATCTATAATGGCTGTATTCTCGTAACCATAACGTTTCAATGTGCTTTGGACACGTTCAGAGGCCGCATGCGGGCAGGCACAATAGATTACGATCTGGGTACCGTCATTCGGAATATCATCAATAAAGTTTTCAGGGTCTTCATAATATGGTACTGGTGCAGCGCCTGGAATATGCATCTGCCGCCAGGCTACTTCTGATCTAGCATCTAAGATTACCATTCTTTTACCGTCAGCTAAAGCTTGATTAACCTGTTCTGCGGATACATATCGGCCAGCACGTAGCTTAAATTCTGGAGCTTCACTATCAGGGTTCAAGATATACTCGTCAGGAGTTGGTACTCTTACTGTATCTAGTCTAGGGATATCCCAGCCAGATGCTCGTGTTCTTAGGAATGCTGTCAATGCATCGATATCATTATCACTTAAACTATCTTTAAACGCAATCATCGGCGTACCATCACGACCTTCTGCAATGGCATACCTCAAGAAATGATCTGTGGCAGTAGCTAGTAACATTGGGTTAGCCAAAGCTGGTGCGGATACTCCTTCGCCTTTTACTCCATGACAGGTAGCGCAGTTTTGGTTATAGAGTCCTTCACCTCTTGGAATATCTCCTATAACTGGTTCTCTTGATACATCAATTGCTTCTGTTACTCCTGCAGTTTGTTTGAGGTATTCGAGTAATAATTCTATTTCAATATAGTCTAGCGGTCCGCCTTGGGCCTTTAAATATCCTGCCATGGCCGTATTTGCTCTTCCAAACTGAATGGTGTACCGCATGAAATTATTATTCATACTCGTCGCCAAAAGAGATTTTGATCGGAGGGAAGGAGCGTTATCAGCGGCATATCCTTGTCTTTCATCACCATGGCAGAGCGCGCAATATTTAGTATACAATTCTCCAGCATGCTTTATGGCGAGGGTATCCAATTCTTGACTTGGCATCAGTGTTCTAGCTAAAATGGCTTGTGCCTCAGGCTCAGCTACAAATTCGAGTTGAACACCTAAAGCATATTCAGCAGGAATCGTAATCCGATCTGTATCACGAATAATGGCATCCTCTGGGAGTTCTTTTTCGAAATAGTTGAAGGTAGAATCTAGATTGACTACGTCAAATTGAATGGCATAAATACCTTCCCCTTGGTTGCTGATAAAGTCCAAAGCTTTTGGATTACTAATGCTTGAAACTAGGTGTAACTCTTGATTATCGAATAGGCTGTATTTAGTCAGCTGATCGTTTTGCTCGACTTCTTCAAAACCCATATTGGTATATTGATCAGTAGAAGCTTCCAAATCGTTTACCGCCATTTTTAAGGCAGAAATACCTACCACTCCATTGGCATGATTGCTAAACATACGGGTATAGACATACCACGTATTCCAATCGTCGAGTAATTCGGCGTAGTTACTATTTGTATTTTGAATAAATCTTGGCAG
It encodes the following:
- a CDS encoding serine hydrolase domain-containing protein — encoded protein: MKTRLFIVLLSVVAVIGQAQTIKNVNGDKVDIKVLDERIQFLLDSVKMPGLSLAIINDNEIVHHQVYGVQNLENETPISKSSIFEGASLSKPIFAYFVMKMVEKGMIDLDRPLYEYWNHPAIDSASRDWYKLITPRMVLSHSTGFPNHAQGKIISIPFKPGTDFLYSGEAYQYLAAIIGLENGVQWREKFNAIFEGEVTEPLKMKNTSFLWNDHLAEHKVYGHKNGKPTDNGLGGWSGKTFNAFSSIHSEASEYALFIQAMLKREGLSADGFDEMLATQNKFDETNPLRKETGQTGWGLGFAQKETRNGLMHLHTGNNHDFQSYAMFVPDQEYGIVLFTNSGKMIPLIQGLEGVLGKQF
- a CDS encoding RNA polymerase sigma factor; translated protein: MTNEEHDRLLIERIKEEDHFAFRQLIEKYKDDALTLATSILKNQAVAEDVLQEVFIKVYEKIKSFKYQSTFYTWLYRIVVNRSYNELRKTKNKSFTQPQEETLTAIESTDEVDSNDLNRIITQALNLMKPDEALVLRLFYLSELKIDEVQEITRFSKSKVKVTLHRARKSLAVILKKQLGKEIEDL
- a CDS encoding helix-turn-helix domain-containing protein, encoding MGAKLRQEFSGRVVEKQKFDDFTISIIHFDSCLSNDWHFHDKTLICTVVIGSYRDVSTKHIQELTPGKIRCYQKGEAHQNIPIDLHSVVLIVELEDRFFNDQISRNNFTLDELVNLDLIQMYLDLITKRIMQPKDLVSKLRLAFQGQVSTEYDKRANEIKAVLNDRWNEFPSLAELSSVLKIHPVTISKYFSKAIGITISEYVRKIKIKRAVLVILNTEKTMAEIAFACGFSDQSHMIRLVKSYMGYTPGHIRVLSQENQSRFKHLLQENYNN
- a CDS encoding S41 family peptidase; its protein translation is MKPILIFFICVLSTTTSFGQKPSKTMVDDMSKTIAKLIEDNYVLEEKGYEIADYFLKNLRAGRFYQAKTLKQLDSIMTKTLRESSNDYHLYTWNNKKIVEQLKVNSEEIEAEEEVTNFFNDSDAYNANFGFEKVDVLSGNIGYIKLNQINISDRSLKKLYASMALVEHTDALIIDLRNNGGGGSTIGSVLETYFLEGYKPLLEFRSRNGKPKIEYTVGWLLENRYLKPLYVLVNKGTASAAEAFVFALKSHNRCIAIGQPTSGGAFMNTYFPVNEDFIIAISTSAPFLPDTNTSWEGKGVQPDYLTKEEDALSKAIELIRNR
- a CDS encoding c-type cytochrome; the encoded protein is MKPLHFFNSKRTNSTFFTCLLAISLFLFGGCQLQDKEKPFLTGDGMGINDATLMVKDLESAIKYYKDTLGFTIYGNGTAGTFDESVSASVSLGDMSSFQIMSISDSADQQKVPQFIGDYLASNQGVRLFSVSSSSVDSTFSSLTAQGYAMDSAVSYRTNSQPAQGWSRDDGDPQRRSLDFNRSSPPQNLPRFIQNTNSNYAELLDDWNTWYVYTRMFSNHANGVVGISALKMAVNDLEASTDQYTNMGFEEVEQNDQLTKYSLFDNQELHLVSSISNPKALDFISNQGEGIYAIQFDVVNLDSTFNYFEKELPEDAIIRDTDRITIPAEYALGVQLEFVAEPEAQAILARTLMPSQELDTLAIKHAGELYTKYCALCHGDERQGYAADNAPSLRSKSLLATSMNNNFMRYTIQFGRANTAMAGYLKAQGGPLDYIEIELLLEYLKQTAGVTEAIDVSREPVIGDIPRGEGLYNQNCATCHGVKGEGVSAPALANPMLLATATDHFLRYAIAEGRDGTPMIAFKDSLSDNDIDALTAFLRTRASGWDIPRLDTVRVPTPDEYILNPDSEAPEFKLRAGRYVSAEQVNQALADGKRMVILDARSEVAWRQMHIPGAAPVPYYEDPENFIDDIPNDGTQIVIYCACPHAASERVQSTLKRYGYENTAIIDEGILVWAQMGFPVRNGT